Proteins encoded together in one Plectropomus leopardus isolate mb chromosome 19, YSFRI_Pleo_2.0, whole genome shotgun sequence window:
- the LOC121958590 gene encoding dnaJ homolog subfamily C member 7-like produces the protein MAAVDIDVPVDTDPQIYSPEDMERQAEGFKEQGNAYYSKKDYSEAFNYYTKAIDASPKTASYYGNRAATLMMLCRFREALEDSQQAVRLDDCFMKGHLREGKCHLSLGNAMAASRCFQKVLELEPSNREAQQENKTAAMLLEYERMADFGFEKRDFRKVVYCMDRALAVASACHRFKILKAECLALLGRYPEAQSVASDILRMDSTNADALYVRGLCLYYEDCIDKAVQFFVQALRMAPDHEKARLACRNAKALKAKKEEGNLAFKSCNYEAAYQLYTEALTIDPNNIKTNAKLYCNRATAGAKLQKLEQAIGDCTSAIKLDDTYIKAYLRRAQCYMTTEQYEEAVRDYEKVYQTEKTSDHKHLLKTAQLELKKSKRKDYYKVLGVGKNATEDEIKKAYRKRALMHHPDRHSAATPEVQKEEEKKFKEVGEAFTVLSDPKKKIRYDNGHDLEDDCSFDGGDFDANNIFRAFFGGHGGGGGFSFDSSPDSGPGNFFFQFG, from the exons ATGGCAGCTGTTGACATCGACGTGCCGGTGGACACAGACCCTCAAATCTACAGTCCAGAGGACATGGAGCG tcagGCTGAAGGCTTCAAAGAACAAGGAAATGCTTACTACAGCAAGAAGGATTACTCTGAGGCTTTCAACTACTATACTAAGGCCATAG ATGCAAGTCCCAAAACTGCCAGTTATTATGGCAACAGGGCGGCCACCCTCATGATGCTCTGTCGCTTTCGTGAGGCCCTGGAAGATTCCCAGCAGGCTGTGCGGCTGGATGACTGTTTCATGAAG GGTCATTTACGTGAGGGCAAGTGCCACCTGTCGTTGGGAAATGCCATGGCTGCCAGTCGCTGCTTTCAGAAGGTTTTGGAGCTGGAGCCCAGCAACAGAGAAGCTCAGCAGGAG aataAGACTGCAGCGATGCTACTGGAATACGAACGAATGGCAGATTTTGGCTTTGAAAAGCGGGACTTCAGAAAG GTGGTGTACTGCATGGACCGAGCCTTAGCTGTGGCTTCTGCCTGCCACCGCTTTAAAATCCTCAAGGCCGAGTGTCTGGCTCTGCTGGGACGCTATCCTGAAGCCCAGTCTGTAGCAAG TGATATCCTGCGAATGGATTCCACAAATGCAGATGCACTCTACGTCCGAGGCCTGTGTCTCTACTACGAGGACTGCATCGATAAAGCTGTACAGTTCTTTGTCCAGGCTCTGCGCATGGCACCTGACCACGAAAAGGCCCGGCTCGCTTGCAGG AATGCCAAAGCCTTGAAAGCCAAGAAGGAGGAGGGCAACCTGGCATTTAAGAGCTGCAACTATGAAGCCGCCTACCAGCTGTATACTGAGGCCCTGACGATAGACCCCAACAACATCAAGACCAACGCTAAACTCTACTGCAACAGAGCCACGGCAGGAGCAAAG CTGCAGAAACTTGAACAAGCCATTGGAGACTGCACCAGCGCAATCAAACTAGATGACACTTACATCAAGGCCTACTTAAGAAGAGCTCAGTG TTACATGACCACAGAGCAGTATGAGGAGGCTGTACGGGACTATGAAAAAGTTtatcagacagaaaaaacatcag atCACAAGCATCTGCTGAAGACGGCGCAGCTGGAGCTGAAGAAGAGCAAGAGGAAAGATTACTACAAGGTGCTGGGGGTCGGCAAGAACGCCACCGAGGACGAGATCAAAAAAGCCTATCGCAAACGGGCCCTTATGCACCACCCAG ACCGCCACAGCGCAGCGACTCCAGAGGtgcagaaggaggaggaaaagaaattCAAAGAGGTGGGTGAGGCCTTCACTGTGCTCTCTGACCCAAAGAAGAAGATCCGCTATGACAATGGACACGACCTGGAAGATGACTGCTCCTTCGACGGCGGAG ATTTTGATGCAAACAACATCTTCAGGGCTTTCTTTGGCGGccacggaggaggaggaggatttaGTTTTGATTCGAGTCCag actCTGGACCTGGAAATTTCTTTTTCCAGTTTGGCTAA